ATTCCTTGATGCCGGCGGTGTCCATCGCGCGGCCCATCTGCCCGGCGGTCGCCGCGACCACCCCTCGGGCCGCGGCCGTTTCTGCGTCGCTCGCCTCGCGGTGAGGAGTCGCCCGCAGGACCTCGGCCCCCGCCTCGGAGCCGACCTCCACGACGAAATAATGCCGGCCTTCCGCCAAGACCTCGGTCAGGGCGAGGTCGAAGCCCGATTTCAGGGCGGGACCGGCGTCCATCGAGACGCAAAAGCAAGTACCGCCCGCCTGGCCGCAGTTGAGGCCGATCAGAAAGGCAGCCTCACGAAGCCCGCGGTAGGAAGGGTCCTGATAGTGGCCCTCCAAGAAGACGCGGTCCTGGATCTCGATCGCCTTCAGCTCGCAGGCCCGCACCCCGACGAAGGCGTAGCGCCGCCCGCTCGCAGGCTCGGGCCGGATCTCGAAGCCCCCTCCCTCGCGGCTCGCCTGCCAGAGGCGGCGCCGGGCGGGGTGGAGGAATTTTTTCCAGGAATGGGGGCCGACGGCGTAGCCGAAGAGCGCGGCGTCGTCGCGCCGCTTCAGGCGGTAGCTTCCGCCCTCCTGCGCGTCGGTCCAACCGACGGGAAGGTCCGCGGTGCCGCGGATCGAGTCGTAGACGATAGCCCCCTCCCGCACCGTGGGGCCGACCACCTCGTAGCCACGTTCCACCAGGTCTTGGAACATGCTGTCGATCCCGGGCCGTTCAACGACAAAAGCCATGCGAAATTTTAACACCCGTGGTATTTATGTCATGCATTTTCAGGAGTCGCCCATGCCCATCCCTCTGGCCCATCTCGGCAGCCTTCCCCATCTTCACCCGCATGCCGAAACCTGGATCGTCGCGGAGCTCCTGCCGCCCCTGATCGGCGTGGCCGCCCTGGGCGGACTGCTCTACGCGCTCTGGCGCCTACGCCGCAGCAAGGCGACAACCTCCTCGTCCGAGACCTGGGAAAAATCCTCGAAGAACTCCCCGACCGCGTGAAAATACGGCGGGACCTCGAGGCAGACGATCTCGTCCGCATAGGCCTCGAGGCGCCGCAGGGTATCCGCCGGGGCCACCGCCGTCGCGGCCACCAGCCGCTCGGGCCCCTTGACCCGGAGGGCCTGCAGGGCTGCGATCATCGTCGAGCCGGTGGCGATGCCGTCGTCGACGACGATCACCACCCGGCCCTTGGGATCGACCGGCGGTCGGGCCGGCGTGTAGAGAGCCCGCCGCTCCCGCAGGGTGCGCATTTGAAACTGTTTTTCCCGTTCCAAATAGGCGTCGTCGAGGTCCAGGGCCTGGGCGTAGGGGTGCAGGTAATAATGGCCACTCTCGTCGATGGCCCCCACCGCGAGTTCCGGCTGGTCGGGGGCACGCAGCTTGCGCACTAAGACGACATCCGCCTCGCCGCCCAAGAACTCGGCGATTCGCGCGGCCATCGGGACGGCCCCGCGCGGAATGGCCAAGATTAGCGGGTTTTTCCCGCGGTATTTCTCCAAGGCCTTGGCGAGTTGCTCCGCGGCTTGCTCTCGATCTCGAAACGGCAAGGGATGCTCCTTTCTGGATCTTGTTATCCTGCCCCGCCCGAGACCTTCAGCGGCGTCCCGCGGGCGGGCAGGCCGACCACGCGGCCGGCGTATTTCGAATGGATGTCGACATCCCAATCCTCCCCGCTCTGCACCAGGCAGCGACGGATGCGATCCGGCGTCCCCAGGTCGCTCCAGCCGCAGGGCGGGACCGCCAGGACCCCCAGGTGGTTGGCCGCCCGCTCCAGCAGGTGCCGGGAGAAGTCGTAGGTCGGCAGGTTCCGGTAGGTCTCCGCGAGCCGCGCGGGGTCCCAGTCCTCCGCGGATTCGATGAGCCGCGGAAGGAAAGGCACCAGCAGGTCCGGGAGGATCTCGCGATAGAGGAACAACAAGGTCTTCCCGGAGGCGGCGAACATGAAACTGTTCCACAGCCCGCCCTCGCGCAGCAATCGCCGTGCCACGCCGGGCTCCGGCTTCTCCACGAACCGCTCCACGCCGGCAACCAACTCCTTGCCGCGGGATCGCGGGACGATCCAACCGTATTCGGAGTCCGGCACGTCGGGGGTGATGCCCAACAAGACCACCCTTTGGAAGACCTCATGGGCCGCCGGCAGCGCGGCCTGGAAGGCCTGCTCCAGCACTGCCTCGTCGCCGACGAAATGGTCGGAGGGCAGGACGAGGATCTCCGCCTCCGGGTCGCGCCTCAAAATCTCGATCAGCGGAAAGAGGATCCCCGCGGCGGTCCCCCGGTTGGCCGGCTGCTGCAGGACGTTCTCGCGCGGAAAATCCGCCAGCTCGGGCTCCCACCAATGCCGGTGTCCGGCGGCGACCACCGTGACGACGTGCTCCTTGGGGACGTGGCGTTCCGCCCGGTGCAGCGCGTCCCGCAGCATGGAGTGCGGTCGCTGAAAGGAGCAAAATTGTTTAGGAATGGCCACGCCCGCCGCGTCGGTGGTCAGGGTCCTGAGCCGCGTCCCCTCGCCTCCCGCCAGGACGATCGCCCAACGATGATTCTCTGCCACCCTGTGCCCCTCGGTACCCATATCACCCTCCTCAGGCGGCCACCGCGACCAAGCGGTGCTCGCTGATTGATTTTAAGGCGTCCAAAACCTCTTCCAGGCCGATGCCCTTTCGTGCCTTCCCCACCTTCGCCTCCAGGACGATGTCGTTGAGGGAGAGCATGCCTTGCAAATCCCCGGCCTTATCCACGACCGGGAGGCGGCGCACCTTGTGCTCCCGCATGGTTTCCAGCGCGGAGCGAAGGTCGTCGTCCGGGCGGCAGGAAAAGATCTGCCCGCTGATCACCTCACCGACGCCGATCTCGTCGGCCCGGCGATGCCGCGTCGCCACGGCGATGCAGATGTCGCGGTCGGTGATCAGGCCCTTCACTTTCCGGCCGTCCTCGGTCACCGGGATCACCCCGCAGTCCCCCTCCCACATCAAAGTAGCCGCCTCGGCGAGATTGGCCTCGGGCCCGCAGGAGCGGACGTTTCGGCTCATGATTTCCTGGACTTTCATAGCGCCTCCTTTCGTCTTTTTCCTTGCCCGCCGTGATTTCGCCGCAAACTGGTTGCATTTTCCGGAAAAAATAACGTGCCGCCCATGAGATCGGTCAGCGAATCGCATGACTTTTGTCAGAGAAGAAAACGGAATTGATTGATCCCGCCCTTAGGGGTCCGTATGCTTGAAGAATGTCCTTGCCAAAGATAGCGCTCATCGCCTCCGAAATCGAGCCCTTCGCCAAAACGGGGGGCCTGGCCGACATGGTGGGGAGCTTCAGCCACGCCTTGGTCAAGCTGGGGCGCAAGCCCGCCTTGTTTCTCCCCAAATACACCTCCATCCCGAAGCGATTTCTCGGCGAGGTGCGGGGCGAACTTTGCGTCTCGGCCGGCGGCCGGGGCTTCGCGGTGAGGATTTTTTTGGGGAGAAATCCCGCGGGCGCCGAGCTGTATCTCTTCGAGATCCCGGGGTTATTCGATCGCCCCGGCCTCTACGGCGAAAGCTCGGGCGATTTTTCGGATAATTGCCTGCGTTTCACGGTGTTTTGCCGCGCCGCCTTGGAATGGATCCGAGCGCAGGGAAACCCCTATGAAATCCTGCATTGCCACGACTGGCAGACGGCCCTGATCCCGATTTACCTCAAGACCCAATGGGCCGAAGACCCGACCTTCGCCAAGAGCCGCTGCCTCCTCACCCTGCACAACATGGCCTACCAGGGGAATTTTCCCCGCGAAGAGTTTCCAACGCTGGGGCTCGAGGACCGGTATTTTCATCCCGACTGGCTGGAATTCTATCAAAAGTTCAGCCTGCTGAAAGGAGGGATCGTCGCCGCCGACGCCCTCACCACCGTGTCGCCCACCTACGCCCGCGAAATCTTGGAGAGCGAGCTGGGCTTCGGGATGCAAGGGGTCTTGGAGAGACGCGGGGACCGTTTGATGGGCATCCTCAACGGCATCGACGAGGAGGAATGGGACCCGGAGCGAAGCCCGGACCTGCCTTTCCACTACTCGGCCGCGGACCTGCGCGGCAAGGCGGCCTGCAAGGCGGCCCTGCAGCGCGAGCTGGGCCTGCCCGAAGCGCCTGAGACTCCCTTGTTCGGCACCATCAGCCGGCTGGTGGACCAAAAGGGCATCGATCTGCTCTTGGAGGCCTTTGGAAGATCCGCGGAGCTGGACTTTCAATGGGCCCTCTTGGGCCAGGGCGAGGCGCGCTTCGAGACGGGCCTGCGCCGCCTGGCGGAGAAGATGCCGGAGCGCGTGGCCCTGCGGATCGGTTACGACGTCGGGCTCTCCCAGCGCCTCACCGCAGGGGCGGATTTTTTGGCGATGCCCTCGCGCTTCGAACCCTGCGGCTACAACCAGCTCTACGCCCTGCGCTACGGGACCCTGCCGATCGTCCACGGCATCGGCGGCTTGAAGGACAGCGTCCGGGACTTGAGCCGGGACCCCGAGGGCGGGACCGGCTTTGTGCTGGAAAGCCTGGGGGGCGATGCCTTGCGCGAAGGGCTGCGCCGGGCCGCCGAGCTCTTTCAGCGCAAGGAGGCGCTTGAGGCCGCGCGGCGCCGCGCCATGGCCGCGGATTTCACCTGGAAATACTCTGCCCGGCAATACCTCGAGCTCTACGACCGAATGCTGCAAGAGCCCCCTTGGCGGCCCTCGCCTCCGCAGGCTCAACCCTCGCCGTAAGGCAGGACCTTCACCAAGGTTCCCGACTCCACGAATTCCTGGCGCAGCCACTTCGCGTCCTCGGGAAATAGCCGGACGCAGCCGTGGCTGGCGTTGTAGCCGGGCACCTCGTAGGAGCCGTGCAGGGCGTATCCGTCCGAGTAAAACATGCAATAAGGCATCGGCGCGCCGCCGTTCGGAATGGGAAATTTTTTGGATTTGCAGCCGGCGCCGCCCATCCGCTCGATCCGATATTCCCCCGTCCGCGTCCGGCAGGCCTCGCCGGTGTCGGGGCAGTAGTCCTTGCCGCCGGCCGCGGGTCCCCACTTCAGCAGCCTACCCTCCGCGTCGTAGGCGGCCCAGGCGAGGCGGTCCAGGTCGACGCGAATCTCCCGCTCCCCTGTGGCCTCGATCTGGGCGGGAAAGGGGGCGAGGTCCAGAGTATCCTTTTTTTCCAGCTCCTCCGGAACCGCGAGGGTCATGCCCGGTCTCAGGCGGACGTTCATGCGGTTCACGCGCTTGACCAAATCCCGCTGCGCCTCGTCCGACCAGAGGCTCGCCCACTTGTCGCCTTCCAGGACCTCCTGGCAGCGATAGCCCTTCTCCTGGCAAAGGATTTCACCGTAACGGGTCGGTTTGGCCTCGGCCACAGGCGAAATCCAGACGCCCAGGGGCATCGCCAAAAGGAAAAGAAGGAAGCCCCGGCGAGGGATCCGCATCAGTCGCCCCCCAACCAGGCCCCGCCGCTGGCCTCGCGGGCCGCCTCGGCGCCGAGGATCCTCTGCGTGGTCTTGATAACGGTATCGGGGTTGAGCGAGATGCTGTCG
The sequence above is drawn from the Deltaproteobacteria bacterium PRO3 genome and encodes:
- a CDS encoding phosphoribosyltransferase; its protein translation is MPFRDREQAAEQLAKALEKYRGKNPLILAIPRGAVPMAARIAEFLGGEADVVLVRKLRAPDQPELAVGAIDESGHYYLHPYAQALDLDDAYLEREKQFQMRTLRERRALYTPARPPVDPKGRVVIVVDDGIATGSTMIAALQALRVKGPERLVAATAVAPADTLRRLEAYADEIVCLEVPPYFHAVGEFFEDFSQVSDEEVVALLRRRRQSA
- a CDS encoding CBS domain-containing protein; translated protein: MRFADRSHGRHVIFSGKCNQFAAKSRRARKKTKGGAMKVQEIMSRNVRSCGPEANLAEAATLMWEGDCGVIPVTEDGRKVKGLITDRDICIAVATRHRRADEIGVGEVISGQIFSCRPDDDLRSALETMREHKVRRLPVVDKAGDLQGMLSLNDIVLEAKVGKARKGIGLEEVLDALKSISEHRLVAVAA
- the glgA gene encoding glycogen synthase GlgA; amino-acid sequence: MSLPKIALIASEIEPFAKTGGLADMVGSFSHALVKLGRKPALFLPKYTSIPKRFLGEVRGELCVSAGGRGFAVRIFLGRNPAGAELYLFEIPGLFDRPGLYGESSGDFSDNCLRFTVFCRAALEWIRAQGNPYEILHCHDWQTALIPIYLKTQWAEDPTFAKSRCLLTLHNMAYQGNFPREEFPTLGLEDRYFHPDWLEFYQKFSLLKGGIVAADALTTVSPTYAREILESELGFGMQGVLERRGDRLMGILNGIDEEEWDPERSPDLPFHYSAADLRGKAACKAALQRELGLPEAPETPLFGTISRLVDQKGIDLLLEAFGRSAELDFQWALLGQGEARFETGLRRLAEKMPERVALRIGYDVGLSQRLTAGADFLAMPSRFEPCGYNQLYALRYGTLPIVHGIGGLKDSVRDLSRDPEGGTGFVLESLGGDALREGLRRAAELFQRKEALEAARRRAMAADFTWKYSARQYLELYDRMLQEPPWRPSPPQAQPSP
- a CDS encoding L,D-transpeptidase — protein: MRIPRRGFLLFLLAMPLGVWISPVAEAKPTRYGEILCQEKGYRCQEVLEGDKWASLWSDEAQRDLVKRVNRMNVRLRPGMTLAVPEELEKKDTLDLAPFPAQIEATGEREIRVDLDRLAWAAYDAEGRLLKWGPAAGGKDYCPDTGEACRTRTGEYRIERMGGAGCKSKKFPIPNGGAPMPYCMFYSDGYALHGSYEVPGYNASHGCVRLFPEDAKWLRQEFVESGTLVKVLPYGEG